In Ooceraea biroi isolate clonal line C1 chromosome 6, Obir_v5.4, whole genome shotgun sequence, the genomic stretch CTTTTATTCCACATAAGATGACTGAGCTTGTCGATGACGTAAATGGCGCCGTCATTGTCAAGTAGCCCCAATCTCCGGTGCAATACCACCCTACATTGTTATATCATTCCACccattattttcttgttaGTGATTTGCGTAATGCCAGACTTTCGTAATTTCGTAAGGCACTCGCAGTTACataagattaattataataaatgagaaTAACTGTAACATACCCTTAATTATACGTCTGCAGTCCCTAGAGGTGGGGAAATATGGAAACTCTATGTTTCCTTTGTTAACTTTTGTGCCGTCGCTTGATGTCACGTCCGGATATTTACACCAGATCTCACCGTGTGATTCTGGACCCAATCTCTTCCTGGTGTTCGTATCGACAATTATAACTTTCATCAATGGCGCTACATAACCGCTACATCCGACTTTGCTGCTGTTTTTTTGGCAAGCTATTACGCCTGCCTGTACCATATCTAGAACGTTTCGAAATCACGGATTTTCTCGATATTGAATCGTTGCTATTGATCGTTGATCATCATCATTTCACGCGACGAGTATACGACTATATATTTCAATGTACGTACTATATACTTTAATGATGGCAACATGTGGTAATAAGTTCATGAGGCTTACATAAGCCTGATACCTGATCTCTGAATCACACACGATTTCCCTTAACGAAGAGGTATCGTACACCGAGACGTCGACGTTGAAGAGCATCCTGTTGCACATTTCGCTCTCAAGCAACATCCAGTTCACCTGAAACAGATGTACTTAATTCCTTTCATACGTTCTCGTCAGTGATTGGATGGTTCTGTATGATTCTCACACCTTGTACTTTTGTATAGTTTTGTACATGTTCTTCTCTTTGAATTTCTTGGGCTTAATCACCGTCACCTGCTTGAGTATAGCGCGCACGGTGAGGAACGGACCGTGCAACGAACAGAAGGGTGCGTACCACATACCGATggtattgtttttcatttcgaGCATCTGGCCGCCCGTCGGATATGAGAATATCACATGAGGAAGCTTAATGTTGCCGTAATAGCTAGTGCTGGGGGAATACATCATGATCGCACAAGTTTCTGGTTTGCTAACTTTGTGCACGAGAATCGGTCGATCTCATCGTCGACCTCGTTTATGATTTTGTTGAGAAAGTAATGACCTTGCACGTATTTATCGATGGTCACGATGTTCACAGGTATCCTTTCGTGATTTGTTAAATACTTGAAGGCAAAGAAGAATCTACTGTTGGTAAAAATTATCTTCGGCTTTCTTAGGTTCAGAAGTTTTTGAGGTTTTATGTCTCCTGTAGCTATCCGGACATAtagatgtacatataataaatatatctaattcgtacatacatataacataCGCGTATGCGCGCATGTGTCTCTACCATGAAGATATGTAGCCGAAGGCCTGGTTTGGAACAAAAATTTGTGGCATTCCTAcctgttatataattttcgtgCCATAAGTCCGCGATAGCACGGATGTACAGACAAGCCAGGTACGGTACATAGGCGTCTATATGATTGTAGATACATATTGTTACCACGTCGTTCTGCTTAACACCCATATTCCTTAGAAATATTGCgcattttatacttttcgtTCTCATCTCCTGGAATGTAGTTTCTCTTCCGGTCTTGGCATCCACCTGTGTGTCCAATACACGCGTATCATGATGCCATTAAAAACTAATAGAACGTAAGTAATCTAGCCTAGCAAGATCGTTCACTTTCGCAGTTATTTGTTAACGAGTgcttctttttcaaattctcaTGCGATGCGCGAAAGAAATTTAGTCACtagaaacatgttatattacCTGACCAATGAATTCTGGCGCACATTTGAATGACTCCAAAATATAATGCCCGATATTTTCGGATTTCAATTCTACGGAATTGAAACTACTTAACAATTCATCCTTTTGTACGACAAACGAAAAGAGTGCATCCTGAAAAGCCGCAtgatactattattattatttcctacCATACATTTTCCTAACTTCTCTAGAGAAATTTTATCGTGTCTTATTTGATACAGATCTCTTACCGGAAGTTGTATGTCCGAGCTGCCTGAGGTTTCGTCAGATGACGAcattactaattattaatattataagcgGTCTTATTGTAAAGTCAAGAATGATAACGCCGGTTATATTCCACCGTGCTTTCTACGAAACTGAAGTTTAACGTCTGTCGACTTGTAGATATCGCGACATATAGCGACCTTGCggaaactgaaaatattttgttttgagTGAGCGACGATAATGAACCTGAATCATAATACACCGGATTGATATttctacactgagaaaaagtTTTATCAGATAAACCATCGGgtaaccgattaaatagtttccgattgttaattttgttttccgattGAATAATGGTATGTCCAATTACCTTTATCTTTATATGTCtgatcattttctttgtcttaatacaatttaatcgaatatatccgtttgttactatgtaattgattatccgattagatatttttctcagtgtatctGTAACTTTCGCTAATTTCTAATGTTaccgaaaatttattaatgttctcgcttcgaaattttacaatttaggGATAGCCCGATATTCGTCAATTTCGATCGAATCTGTCTTTTTGAATAGGGAAGAAAATCGTATCGCGAGAAAAAATGCTGTTTAATTTTATCTCATATCGGCTAATAACAGCTGGATGCGATAAGTCAAGTTCTTTAAcagagaaaatttatattcactCCTCGACTATTCGTCTcatgcgcgcgtgtgcatgcgCGCGAATTGTGTATCGGACAGATGACAAATCATGCGTCGAAACCGAAATGAATTATACCGCGTTCTCGTATGATCATCTGATGTTCTATAATCGAAAAGGCAACTCGCGATGATCgaacttttcatttttatttcactctTTTGCTGGCAATGTGTCCAAAATGTCGATACTTCTTAGCGTTCGGTTACGTTCATGGGATTAATGGTTTAAAATGGATCCTGAATTGCGGCACGTTACGTGAAGTAATATATCAATCTTTTCATCATTTTAGAAAGAATTCCGTTTATAGAACGCAGTATGTTTTTTccttaatattaaaacaattttatctaTGGGTGACATATATTGCACATTTTTGACAGTTGTATCTGTCTTTCCAAGACTAGAAAAAAGCTGGTTTGGAGATGAAAGAATGTATTGTCTCAAAACATGAGTTCAATCAAAACTTCACGTTCTTTTATCCTCTACAGCTCTACGAATAAATCTATACCACGATCACGATAGCGAAAGAGTAATCTTGAGTAATCCTGGTTAACTCGCCTGCGTTACTTATTTACTTACTCTTATCTTATTTTGTTTAGTTTAGCTTTAGttgctttttataattttataattttcttttgtggAGAACAatgtattgcattttattctttttttgtttagatTTTAGTTTTGgttcctttttaattttatcatttttctatttGGGGAGAGCAatgtattgtattttaattttatttttttttattaatctttgtACTTAAGGAATTTTTATCCCAGTGCAATAAAGACTTTACTCTTCTCTACTCTACTCTCAACTAAGTTCATCCGAGACACGGCCGTCACAGCCATCCGACTTCTTCACCAACAAGTCGTGGAAACCGCGAGTAGGAGAGCCTAAACGCCAACTAACTAATGGCCGCGACTTGACCTGATatcaaaagtattatacatGGAGATATGGTCGCATGAGTCTGGATGGAATACATCAATTATTTGGCTTCATCATTCGTCGGTTTATTAGCCGCGCCAACTTTGACTTCATTCCCATTCATGAGGAAAATACGCTAAAAAGAAGCTCCGGACTCGAGCGAGATTCCGGTAACGAAGTTTAAAAAAACCACGAGATTTGCACGGGGAAAATGGGTGAGTGTGTAGCCACTCCCGCTGGCGTCCTGGAAGCCGTTTCCTGAAGCATGGCGCAACTTTTAAGCCAACATCGCCGCTGCTTTCGTTTGCCATTCGGTCGGTAGACAAAAACATCGTCCGTGACAGGGTGGGTCTTCTcttgctttctctttctctctttcatgtCGAGAAATTCGTTCCGAGGTGCGCAGCCGGGATTATGTTTTTGACAATACTTTTAGGGATCGGGGTTGGACTCAAAAATCCAACGTTTCCGGACAAAAGACTGCAGCCCAGGATTAGGCAAAAGTTCGTCTCAGCATAACTCGAGTAAATAATAATGGGAACTGAAAATGGAAGAAGAGATATCAAAGGAGTTGGAGAAATATCCAAACGGAAGAATTTTCATATTCATCTAGTTTCGCGGAAAAATCGCAAAGCGGTGACTTTTCACTTACGAGATTtacttttttgatatttttaattcaggaaaatttattcacattaattaattaattttaagttttctattttttgtGTAACTGTTGCATATCTGATTCTGATTCTGATTTTGAGACATTTGTGATCTTGTGTACAATTGCTCAGGAATCTGCATAGCTTCCTGATTAGATTCCCGAAAGTTCAATTTACGTACATCACGTGATACTACTAATCGATACGATCGATCTTACGGATCAATCAGATCcaaatcgcgatgtaatcttAAACGCTGAGATTTAACTGCTTCGTTACGTGGTCGATCGACATAAGTAGCACGATTTAACCGGCCCGTCGGGGATTTCACGATggaattttccaaaattcgAGAACGGCCGAGAATACCCGGTGGGAATTGCAAATTCCCCGACAACCGCTTCGGTTCCGTTACGAGCGGGCGTTTCCGCTCGGTTCCGTTCTCTGTGCGCCTCTCATATGTATACATTCTCGTTTTACTGGTGTGCATGTGATTCAGAGCGAGAGCGGCAGAATAAAGCCCTTGGCACACACAAGGTATTTCATTGCAACTGCGAGTTGTGGCGCGTGCTATCTCGGTGACCTGAGATAGGATTGGCTTTATGTTTGGTATTACGTGAATTACGTTGCAGTGCGTCAGCATTACGATTGATTTAAAATTGTCCTGAAACAGAAAGTCCATGATAACTGAATCGAGTGAGTAACGAGTAAGAAATTTCCGTAAATATTTCGTAAATCAGAACGTCGCGAGATGTCAAAGTTGAGTCGATAATCGGAAGATGAATGTATCCTTAAGATTCACATATCATGCTTTATACTTAATCATCTTTTatgcaaagagaaagagtagTAATTTCTTCTATGATAATCCAGAAAACAAATCTGAAGGTGCAAAAGAGAAACACTGATTTATCGCACGCAATTAGCGCACGGATGTTCACGACCTATCGCTTACTATACAAgtgtgaaattataaaaagacagagagagaagaaccTTAAAAATAGAAGAGATCTAAAATTAGGAGAACATAAGATATCCTGCACATAAGATATCCTGCACACGTGGCGTGCGCGGAATTAATTCGGAAGCGTACGCGAGGTACACAGCGAAAACAGGGTACGCGGGAAGGTAAAGCGatcaaaaggaaaatttatCCCGCGCGCCAGGATCTCGGGAGGTATTTCTCGAGCGTGCATTCTCCGCGATGGGATGGTGAACGCGTGGTTCCCGATTTCCGGTGTCGCTGATTCTCCGGTACCGCTCCTGCGGCGGAAAATATCTGTCGCTCGCGTTTCTGTCGACGTCGTTTCTTGCCATTCAGCATGACTGCGTATCACGTGTGTGAAGCACGTTGCGCGGGAGGGCAATCCCCGGCCGCGACAAAAGGGCCTGTGCCCTTCCGCACCGTGCGCCGCGGGCTTAAGGGTGAACGGCGCGCTTATAGAGGAACGGGTCGAACACCGCGGTTCTCCATGGTGGCTAttctatgaaatattcaacGCGCCCTCGGGCCACGTCGTCATTGCTTTTGTAGGAGCGtaaccaccaccgccaccgccgccgccaccccgTCATCGCGACGCGCCGGCGTCGTTGTCTGTCCGGCGGCCGGatgcattatttttcttcatttcccCAACAGTCGCGCGCCCCTCATCCACTCGTCCGTTTACGATACCTCGAGGATACGTAAGGGACGTAAAGGGACTTATTCGATTCGCACACGTTCGCCACTTTCAttcggatttgcatccgaatagatattgaaattgaaattttcgaTAGTTATTTCGAGATTGAATAAAAACTGGAGCATGAAAATTAAACGATTATAAATCGAGAGATAAACGTGTTTTAATTTTGGATTATATCTGATGCTCTGCTTtacatattgatattttattgatgttataattaaaaagtagaacgaatattaaatgaaaccttaaattagaaatgattattattgtattagtaCTATTCATAGGAGTAGTAGTATTACATGTTAGAAGGAGTATTTGTATCATCGATTACACTTAACTATTAATATTCTCAGTATTTCATGACCGgtacatttattatcagtCATTTGttcaaatcttttaattattaacttttaattatttcattaaaaaaacaatagattctgtatgaattaatttttatctcttccgatttattattcattttccattaaaaGGAAAATTGAGAACAATCAAGATATTCTGCACATTCTCATAGCAAGAAATGTTTCTTTATAcaacaatattgaaaagttGCTTTACGCCGTGAATTAATTTGCCAAATCGGAGAAATGCACATTTTTTGACAAGATGGGAGCTCGTTTGTCTCGGTATGGAGTACGAAGTAATTTTTTCGCTCTCAAGTCGACAGAAGCTGTATGTACTCCAGACGTCTGAGCACTCAACCGCTGATCTGACATCGTTTTAATGAGACCGCGGccaagggaaagagagaaaaagagagaagagatgGACAGAGAGAAGACGGCAATAAGGAAGCATTATGGAAACGCGGCGAGTTCGGCCGAATTAGCGGCAGGCTAATGACAAAAAGtcgaattaaaataacaattgcGTCGGAACGAGGACGACGCGAGGGGGATTTAAATCCCACCCAATATCCCCTCGTACCCCCAACCCGTCGCGCTCCCTTTTTCGCGCTCGTAGATTCGAcggaatattttgaaattgcaAATTTGCGTTGCGCTCCGTCTCCCTCGCTCTTATCccatttctctctcactcgccCTCGCTTCGTCGCacgaatttaaataaaatacgcaCCCCCATCGATTTGCAGTTTCCCGGATGGGACCGGAGGGGTATCGGGGGTGCAAGCGGGGGCGCCTCTTTATCGTTTTCCGATGGAATAGTATTTGGCGGAACGACAACGGATCGATGTGTCCCTCGCATAAACGCAAATGTCGCGTTCCGCCGTATTCACGGATAAGTGGATACTACATAGCGTGGACAGGCCGGCGATGTCATAACGACGAAGCAAATTGCAATGACGATCTTATAATCGTGGTTCTTCAGTCTATCTCGCCTACGTTTTGCCTCAGAAATGTGTTCCccttgataaaaaaaatttagcgctatataataaaatcgaacGTGTTATCCTTGATCATACTTTATTCCATTTTTAGAATATACCAGAAACGATGTAATGCTTTatggatatttttttttatttcccgaacgaaattattaaaatcgaaaaCTCATCTCCAAGAGCCTCTGACggtctattatttaattttcttctatCTTTAATTGAAATCAAATGCAATTCAGTGGAAATGTGCTCACTTCGTTTTCTCTTGTAGTCTTCCATGTAGTCTTTCATTCTCAGGtaaagcgaaaaaaaagaCTCACGGGATATACTCGAGCAGATCGGCGAGGTAGTTGAAATACATATCCGACAGAAAGTCAGAAGTTTTTCGATACTCGCTGGCACGCGACGCGTGCATCACGATACATGACAGAACATTATCCGTGAAAACATTTCACTGCGAAACGATTGCGCGAGCAAGCGAATATTGCCAGCGGTACGATGGTTTGCGATGGAAAAGTATGTGCAAAGCATGTTCCTTCCGTCTTCAAGAAACGTGATGTTCACTCCTCGGAACAAGAATTCACGACGTGGTGTAATATATCGAGCTTGCCATTTTCTCGCGCCAATTTTCCTCTGGCTGCACATACGCAAGTGTGTTGTGTGTCATTTTATGCTAAAGCATTTCAAAGCTTTTGTGAGCGACAAAAATGCCAACCCTTCATGTTCTTTTTGAATACGGTAATATACGATGATTGTaccatatatacagggtgtctgacataaggcgaaaaacctctcgtccacaggtagatctcgtcaaactgagtTAAAATGTCCTGCGAAAAAATTAGCGAAGCTTTCTTTACTTAGTTACTCgtaattttacgtggttgtttgcaaaatggactttttaattcagtttaacgagatctacctgtgggcgagaggttttttgccttatgtcagacaccctgtagtTATAACAATGTAGGTAATAAATTCTAtactttcttctctctttttatggcattttattagaaaattatttgaaattaataattgttgaatattccaaaaatttgttacaaagtaataatatcTTCAACACCAAATTATgataacgtattaaaatattagtacATATGTAATGtgttattatctttatatcaataatacactaatttatgcaatattaataacgtaAATCACTAACTGACtgttattaaattgtattagatatattgaaataccaattcttaattttttagtCTTTCAACTTGTAAATTCCTTTTTCATTCATACTTATAAAAAACTTTGGAAATctagaaataaaaagacaagCATCCATCGATCGATCAATCCATCTGTTTAATGTCGAAACGCGTTTGCGTCGATGGCACCAATACGTTGGCGATTATCGGGATAGTCAACCAGCTTGTGTACACTCACAGAAGTCTCGCGCGTTATCGGACTTATTGGATTCCTTTGGGCCGCCTTTGTAAGCTCGTCGTTTGGGGACGCTGGATGGGATAAATGCGGTGGTGGCTCTCAGAGAAAAGTCGGAATTCCCCCGGGGATGCTGTGCCGGATGAGAAGAAGCAGCGGGGTTACTGGATGAAGAGGAAACTGAGGTAGCAAAGTGACGAGGGAGATGGAGAGCACGACCGAGAGAGAGGAAGTAGAAGAGGCAATGGATAGGGGTGAGAGCGTCAGAAAGGGGTGAGTTTTGCGGTACGAACGGACAGACTAGTCGGAGGgatgaaagaagagagagagaggaaggaagctAGCAGAGAGAATAGATTGCCGGTGCCAAGCTTAGGGGCGCCTTCATAGATCATACGGGGTacgttttgaataatttaccGAGGCTATCTGTTTTGCGCGCGGACGCCATAGGAAGAGAGGGTGTCAAGGTTGCGGCGGGGATCGAGTTTACTTCCAATCACGGGACAATTCCGATCAGCGGCTCCAAACGCGTCTTTTCACAACAGGGGTGGGTGAAGATTGGTAGCGAGATTGAGAAGAAATGATCTGAAGCCTCCTGTGCGATTAAGGATATTGAGACTTCGAAAATACATTCGGGGAACGTGAATTTTATGCTTGGAAGAAGAGGACGAAGGTATCAATGTAACGCGCATTAGTATTGCTCTAAAGATAGAATCTgttaaaagtataattttatcaaagtaAAGTACAAAGattcaaaatgtaaaatttcagaAAGTACACAATTTCTGcaacgtaaatatttatgaagtatttataaaaattatatgtacaatatcaTTTACAGCGAGCAGaagaatatttgtatatttccTTTGGTGCCTTTGCATTTTACACAGAAGGAAGAACTGCTGCAAAGTATTTCTGTCATTTTATACTAAATAAAGCGTTTAAGATAACACAGATTGCTCCAAATAAGAAGCAAAGACAAGTGtaacttttttcattaatctatttttcagtttgtggttttgtattttttctttacattattaatgtgGCTCGCAACATAAACATGGACAAATTGAAACATTCCAAGACTGACGCGAAGCAGATAAGACACGATCGAGCGACATTCAAGTCCAGCGACGAGTGCTCCCTGGAGACGACGTTCGTTCACGATTTTCAGCGGTGTGCAATACCATCTTTTGTCTGCTCTTATTACCGCTTCACCTGCGTTTTCGTCGAGAGAAATACACAAGAGTGGCACTTCCACTTCCGGCACCCCTGAAGAGCAGCGCAACACAAGCTCACGACGTTCTTATCTTAATTCGAAAACTTTAGCCACGTGAATGGGATGATATTTGTGTCGGCTGAACGACTTTGTTAGTAATGCTGCGATCCTTTGCAAACTGTCTTACTTTTATCAAGTCGTTTCTTCAATGGTGAATTTCTCGACCAGTTCTAatacttctttttcttcctgcaATTCTTTGGTGCGTCAAcccttataaatatatgtggTTATCATTTCTTATAGAACTTTAATGATTATTCTGTCTAAATTCTGTCTATCTTGTGCACGTTGTTTGGCCAGTAGAATCTT encodes the following:
- the LOC105284151 gene encoding LOW QUALITY PROTEIN: 4-coumarate--CoA ligase-like 3 (The sequence of the model RefSeq protein was modified relative to this genomic sequence to represent the inferred CDS: inserted 1 base in 1 codon), producing the protein MMYSPSTSYYGNIKLPHVIFSYPTGGQMLEMKNNTIGMWYAPFCSLHGPFLTVRAILKQVTVIKPKKFKEKNMYKTIQKYKVNWMLLESEMCNRMLFNVDVSVYDTSSLREIVCDSEIRYQAYVSLMNLLPHVAIIKVYNMVQAGVIACQKNSSKVGCSGYVAPLMKVIIVDTNTRKRLGPESHGEIWCKYPDVTSSDGTKVNKGNIEFPYFPTSRDCRRIIKGWYCTGDWGYXDNDGAIYVIDKLSHLMWNKSQLISSTEIEAKIEEHPHVIKAYILINPKDKSFKSVHILPSPELEENDLVQYLQQCPGLPREINKKNIHYFDNTIPHLPNGRVDKMELESQNLTLDYFR